The Phycisphaerae bacterium genome segment CACCGACACCAAGCCATGACACATTGCTGAGGCTTCACATTCAAAGGGCGGAAATCATGTCATACATCCGAATACTGCTGCTCGGTGGCCTCGCGCTCTGGACGGGTTGTTCAGCACCGACAACCATCGGCTATCCGGCCGTCTCGCCCGATGGCAAAGGTTTCGTTAGCGGCGGAACGTCCTTTCTCGTCTGGGGCTTCAACTACGACCGCTCGGTCATCTCGGGACGGGATGTGTTGCTCGAAGATGTCCTTCGGGAACAGCCGGCCAAGCTCGATCGCGATTTCGCGATGATGCGAAGAATGGGCGGCAACACCGTGCGTCTCTTCTGCCAGATGGGTGAATACTTTGAGCGTCCCGACCACATCAATGCTGCCGCGTTTGAACGGCTTTCCATGGCACTGGACGCGGCCGACCGGGCAGATCTGAAGGTCCTGCTCGTGGGGCTGTGCCACATACGCAAGTCGACCATCCCGGTGTGGCTCGTTGAGGCGGATGACGACACGGTCGAAAGACACGAGGAGCTGTTCTGGCGCCAAACGGCGAAACGATTCCGCGACCATCCTGCCATCCTGGCGTATGACTTGCAAAACGAACCGGCCGTCCACGGCAGCGACAGCCGCGACCTGGTCGTCGGCTGCTTCTCGATGCGCGGCGGCGAGCAGTTCTGCTACGTCCACATGCACGGGCGGCAGGCATCCAGGCGGTGGGCCGAGTGGGTGCACGGTCGGTTCGGAACCGAAGCGGCAGTGCGGGCGGCGTGGAAAGACTATCCTCGTCCGGGCGAGAACTGGTTCTCGCCGGCCCTTCCGAAGACCTCCCGGGAGGACCCCCGTTTGGGAGACCTCTTGGCCTGCCACCGGGACCTTCTGCAGGCCTGGGCTCAACGGATGCGGTCGGCCATCCGTGAGAACGACGGCAACCACCTGATCACTGTTGGTGCCCTCAACCCCGCCGTCTTCGCCGACATCGTGGATTTCCATTGTGCCCATCTTTACCCCAAACAGGACCTCACACTCGAAGCCAACGAACAGGCTTGGCGCGATCACTTGTCGCGGCTTCCGCCCGGCAAGCCGATCGTTGTCGAGGAGTTCTACCCCCTCGCCTACCCCCATCGCGCCGACGGCCAAGCCGCAACGGCTACAGAACTGATCGCCGCCGTCCGCCGAGCCGCCGGGCCACACGGGGCGGGCTTCGTGAGTTTCTACTGGGGACCGGCCGAGGAGGTCATCGAAAGCCCCATGGGACAAGCTCTCTATCAGAACTGGCTCGACGCGTGGTCATCCGCGGGACGCGTCGCCTCTGGGACCCCGTCGACCACCCACTCGCGGTAGGACAGGACCGCTGAAGGCGGCGCAGACCCGCCGCCACCGGTTAACCGGCACGCAGCAGGCCTCGGTTGCCGTGGCACCCCCCCACATGCCGCCCCGACGGTAGGCCTGCGGTGCTTTTCGCGGGGGCTCTTACCGGTCTGTGGAATGGGCCTGCTTGTCTCCTGAACCGAATTCCAGCTTGATGCCCACGCGGACAGCGCCGGGTAATCTGGTGTGGTAAATTGCCCTGCCCGACAGCCGGAAGATGCGCCCGCTGACGTGCAGCTCGACCGTAACAGAGGTATTCGGCTCAATCTTGCGCGGCACGCGGAGAGCCATGCCTTCTTCGGAAACGTCCAGCAACTGGCACCCTTGAAGGGTTTGTGCTGCCTGCTTGTCGGCGGAGTCGATGAAGACCGTCGCCCAGCCGGCCATTCGGAAACGCAGATGTTTTCTACGTCCCTTCGCATAGGACGGCGACGAATCTCGCTCTTTGTACGTGAAGAGAGCCTCGCGCCACTTTTCCCTTGTCATGTACTCAGCGACAAGCCCTGTCGACATGAGTGTCCCCCGTTCTCGGCTGTCGTTTGTCCGGCCAGTTGTCTATTCGGCGATTATCGCATGCCTCTGCAACAGGACGGCGACATCCTTCCTATTCTCCCCGGTTATCCGGACTTATGCGGAAGCTGTTTCCGAAAAACACTCCCGCCGAGTAAGGGCTGTTTGCCCGATGCCGCCGGCCGAAACGGTAGATGCCCGGAGGGTTCGGCCCGGGTCGGCGACGAACTCTTGATGCCCCGGGCGGCGCCTTTGTGCCAGGCGTCTGCCTGTCTGTTGCCGTTTGCCCTTGAATCCAACGCTTGTCCTTGCCCGTGCGGCGGCGAAGGTCTCCCTTGGCCCATCCTTGAGCTGCCGCCAGTGTCCTACGGTGGTCCGGCGATATTGCATTCGCCTTGCGTTGTTCGTACCTTGATAGGGGTGGCACGCTCTTCGTGCCCGGCGGCGAGCGAAGTCGCAAGACACGCCTCCCGGGCCCGTAGCTCAGTGGTGAGAGCAGGTGACTCATAATCACTTGGTCGGGGGTTCGAATCCCTCCGGGCCCATAAGCTTACAGGCATCGGACTCACACTCGGTCTTACCGCATCCCGAGGCGTCGCGATCGCGTTCGTCATCGGCCGGTTCTCACGTGCCGCCTTCCCGAGGCCTCCGGAACGCGCACCGCGAACCCCACTACTCGCCCATGCTCACGCTCGGGCTCGCCGGCTCCCGGGACCATCCTCTCTCGGAAAACCCGGGCAGGAACGGTTTCGCCGATGCCGCTCTCGGAACGGACTCCGCCGCGCAGGACGTGGTCAAGGCTGATGATTCCGCGGCCAGGGAAATCGAGCCAGAACGCGCACCCCGCCGCGGCGCAGGCTCTCCACGCGCAGCTCACCGCCCAGGGCCGTGGCCCGTTCCCTCATGCCCACGATTCCAAGGGACGCCGTCCCCTCAAGTTTCGACGGATCCGCACCGGTGCCATTATCGGTCACACGCAGTTCAATACCCCTGGGCGTCGCCCGAAGCTTCACTTCGCATCGCGTCGCGTTTGAATGCCGAAGAACGTTGGTGAGGGCTTCCTGGGTGATCCGATAAATCGTCGTTTTCAACGGGTTCTGCACGTTCAGATTGGGCGGCTCTGCCTTGACGCGGCAGGTCAAACCGCCGCTCTGGCCGTACTCGGTGATCAGAGACTGCAATGCCTCCGGCAAGGTCTGGTAGTCAAATACCGCGGGACGCAGGCTTTTGGCCAGGTTCCGAACCGTCTCCGTCATGCGCGTCTGCAAGTCTCTGACTTCTGAAAGCCGCTCTCTGATCGGCGGCTCCACCGCCGCCAGGTGAGACTCCAGCCACGCCAAGGCAAGATTCATGGCCGTCAACTGCTGGCCGAGTTCGTCATGCAGCTCTCTGGAGAGTCTTGCCCGCTCTTTGTCGAGCAGGGCCGCAGCCTCGCGGCCCAACCGCCGGATCTGTTCGAGTTGAGCCTCCTCGCGGCTCATGTCCGTGAAGTTTCCCACAACCAGCTCACCGCCGTCGTCCAGGACGAGCCGGCTGAACGTCGCCGCGAGAGACACGACCGAGCCGTCCTTGCGTTCGGTGCGCAGACGCCCACGCCAGACCCCCGTCTTGTGCAAACCGGCCAACACGTTGTCGCCGTGCCCTTCCCCCTTTCGGATACTGTCCCTGAACGCTTTCAAGACCTCCAGCTCCTCGAGGGACGAGCAACCCAGCATGGCGAGCATCGAGGCGTTGGCATAGGTCAAGTGCCAGCTCCCGTCCCAGATGGCGATGCCCTCCCCTGCGTTCTTCACCGCCTCGGCCAACCGCACGGAAGCGGATTGCATGGCTCTCCATGCGGTGATGTCACGCATCAGGACAATGCAGCCCATGGGTGCGCCCGACTCATTGCGGAGCAGGGTGCTGCGCATCGACGCGAGGAAGGTTGAACCGTCCTTCCGTACATGCCCCGTTTCCTCTTCGAACTCGCCTTTGGTGACAGTCTGCCGGATTGCCTGATAGACGGCCGGCGCCTGTTCGGAAGTGTGAAAAACCGACAAAGGCTTGCCGAGAAAGTCGGCGTCTCCTCCGCCGTGCATCGCCGCGCACGCCCGGTTCAGGAACAACACCTTGCCGTCCAGATCGACGACGGCCACGCCTTCGCTGGTTTGCTCGACCACTTGCGAAAGCAGCTTCAGCCGTTGCTGCGCTTCACGTTCCGCCGTCACGTCGATAATGATGGAATCATGTCTCACGAGCCGGTTGTTTGAGTCATGCACGGGCACGACGTACCGTTGCAGGTAAACAGGCGTTCGACGTTTGCCGTGAATGATGCGGTATGTCATGCTGAACGGCTTGCGCGATGAGATGCCTTCTTCGAAACTCGCGTATGTCGCCCGCCGGTCTTCCGGGTGAACAATGGCTGCTCCCAGGTGCGGGTCCGAAAAGATCTGCGCATGGTCGTAGCCCAGGATACCTTCCGTGTCGCCTTCCAGCAGCAGGACACGCCCCGTGTCCGCCTCGACCGAGGACAGGGCGATCGGAAGCGACTCCACCATCTGTCGTATTCTGGCCTCGCTCCGTTGAAACGACTCCTCAACCCGCCGACGCTCCGTGATGTCACGCAGGATCGTGGCCACGCGAACCACCTGATCAGATTCCATGATCGGGATTTTGCGGATCTCCAATACGACGGACGTATCCTGCACGCGCGTCTCGAGCTCGTATTCGATACTCTCGCCGCTGTTAAAGATCTGTTTATAGTGGTCAAGGCTGCTCTCGGGAATAAGGGGAACCGCCTCGGTTAATGGCCGGCCCACCGGTTCCGCCCGGATCCCCAAGCGCTCAATCCAGTTGCGAAAAGCCTGATTGACCAGCACGATCCGGTAATCCCGGTCGATCACGTGAATCGCGTCCGTCATGGCGTCGAGAACGGCGCGATGCTGGCGCTCAGCGGCCAGCATTTCCTGCTCCATCTGCTTGAGGTGAGTGATATCGCGATTCAGTCCGACAAACCCCACGACTTCTCCCGTACGTTCATCCCGCAGCGGAACCTTCGTCACCAGGGTCCACACCGGGGCCTTGCCCGGATACCGGGCCTCTTGTTCGACGTTGACCAGGGGCTCGCCCGTTTCGAGAATGTGACGCTCCTCCTGCAAATACTGCTGAGCCGCATCCGGCGGGAAGAAATCAGCGTCCGTTTTCCCGATCAACTCGCTCAGGTTTGAAAGCCCGAATCGCGACAGAACGGTCCGGTTCACCAGACGGAAGCGCGACTCGCGATCCTTGACGTAGATCTGGTCCGGCAGATGATCGATCAGCGTCTGCAGCAGGTTCCGCTGGCGATCCAGGGCCTGCCGGGTGAGGTCTTGCTCCTGGGCGCGTTGCTCCAATTGTTCGCTTGCCCGCAACAGTTCGTCCCCCTGCAAACGAAAACGCTCCTGAAGCAGTTGGTGCGCCTTCTTCAGTTCCGCCTCGGCTTGTTTGCGCCGGGTGATGTCAGTGAACGTACAACCCACCATTTGCGTGAGGCCTTCGTGGTAGATGGGGTTGTACCAGATCAGCGCATCAAACTCGTGCCCGTCCCTGCTTCGCAGGCGGCATTCGATCTCGCCTCCGCCCCGACCGAGGCCCCGAGCCACCGACTCCCGGAAGACCCTGCCCTCCCGCGGATCGGCCAGCAATTCATCGAAATGCAAACCCTTGAGAAACTGCGAAGATCGCCGGAAAACGGCATGGGCCGACAGGTTCGCAAACCAGACCCGCCACGCCGTGTCGAACACCAGGATCGGAGCCTGGCTGCTTTCGATCACCGAATGAATGACGCTGTCATCAACCTCGTCAAAGAAGTTGACCGGCTCATACGCCGGGAGGCGCAGAACGTCAACGATGGCGCACCGTATCCTGGCCAGAAGGTCGGGAGACATGGGCCGCTCCGGGTCGCCGATCTGGCAGTAGCCCGAGGCTCGCTGCTCGTAAGCATGCACGTGGCCTCGCAGTCCATCCATATTCCCAAGTAGAAGTCCCCGCTCCACCATCGGCCAACCCGGCGGATGCACCATCAGGTCGTGCAGGGTCGGACCGTTGAAAAGCGCATGCCCCCCGGGCTTGACGGCCACCACGGCCAGGTGAAAACGCCCTTGGAGGTTCCGCAGGCTGTCCCAGTCCGTCACACGGGTGCAGTGGTGCCCCAGGTCCTGACAGACCTGCGCCAGCGATTCCATCGCCGGCGATGGGGCGATGCAGAGAATCTCGGCCGGGGCGCACGCGCGGCCTTCGTCACCGCAGCCCGATTCCCCCGGGGCGACGGATGACCCGTCGGCGGGCGCGGAATCGCGAGACAGCCGAGGCAGGTACTCGAATGGTTGCTCGTCTCGTTCAAGAGGAAGCACTTCTCGAGCGGAAGCCTCCCGCTCCAGTAAGGCCACTCTTGCTCGCAGCGCGTGCAACTCATCCACAAGCTGCTTCTTGGTCTTCCTGAGGTCGTCCATATGATGTCTCACCAGCCTTCCGCAGGGTCCTCAGAACCTCCGGACGCCGATTCCGGCTGTCCAGGGCCAGACATGTCGAGACAGTATGCGTTCCCCCCTGGGGTCCGCAATCGATGACCCCCCGCTAACGTGCGACACGTGCATAGACTATTGTACCTTTTCACGACGAAATAGAAAGGTACACACGAAGGAGGCGTTTGGGGCGGGCGCACGCCGCCGCGCGCCCTTCCGCGCCGGGACCCGGAACCCGCGCGTCCTTTGGCAAATAAAAAGGCGGGGCTTTGCCGGGTTTGACATGGATTCCTAATCTCATTATATCAAACGCCCAATCTAAAGCCTCAGGTTGTCTCGCTGGCGCGATCCTGGTCGTCTCCGGTGCCCTGCCGGGAAGGAGAGTGCGATGGCTATCGACTGTCGACAGTTTGTTGAGGAGCAGATTCGCGAGCTGCGTGCGAAGGTCGGGAAAGAAACCGCTATCACGGCCCTAAGCGGCGGCGTCGACAGCTCCGTGGTGACCGTTCTGGGCCATAAAGCCTTGGGCTCCCGGCTCAAGACGGTCTTCGTGGACAACGCCTTGATGCGCGAGAACGAGCCGCAGCGGGTGGTTGAGATCTTCGGAAAGATGGGGATCAAGGTCGACCTGATCGACGCACGGGAAGAGTTCCTCTCGGCCCTCGCCGGCCTGACCGATCCGGAACAGAAGCGGAACGCCATCACCAACACCTTCTACTCTAGGGTGTTCGGCCGGCTGGTCCGGGAGTCCGGGGCCAGGTTCCTTCTTCACGGGACGATTCTGACCGACATCGAGGAGACCGTCGCCGGAATCAAACGGCAGCACAATATTCTCGCACAACTCGGAATCAAACCGGAGGAGGCCTACGGTTACACGGTGCTCGAACCTCTGAGCACGCTTCGGAAAGACGGCGTGCGGGAGGTCGCGAGGTTCCTGGGCCTGCCGAACGAGATCTCCGAGCGAATGCCCTTCCCGGGACCGGCCCTGGCAGCGCGAATCGTCGGCGAGGTCACCCGCGAACGGCTCGACACCGTTCGAGCCGCGACCGCCATCGTCGAGGAGGAACTGATCAACTGCGGGGCCTTCCAGTACATGGCTGTTCTGCTGAATGACAAGGCCACCGGCATCCGCGACAACAAACGCGAGTTCGGCCAGATCATCGTCGTACGCTGCATGGAAAGCGTCGACGCCCGCGAGGCCACCGTGACGCGGCCGTCGTGGGAGACGCTTGACCGGATTTCGCAGCGGATCACGCAGATCAAAGGCGTGAACCGTTGCCTGTACGACCTGACGCCCAAACCGCCGGCAACCATCGAGTACGTATGACCTTATCCAGGATCGGGAGGCGGGAACTACCCAGATGCCGCGCCGCAACGACATTCACAAAGTGCTCATTATCGGCTCAGGTCCGATTGTCATCGGCCAGGCCTGCGAATTCGACTACTCCGGCACCCAGGCGTGCAAGGCCCTTCGCAAGCTCGGCTACCAGATCGTGCTGGTAAACTCAAACCCGGCAACCATCATGACCGACCCGGGCATGGCCGACGTGACCTACATCGAACCGCTCACCGTCGAGACCTTGTCGGAGATCATCGCTAAAGAGCGCCCCGACGCCCTCCTCCCCAACCTCGGCGGCCAGACCGGCCTTAACCTGACCGCCGAGCTGGCCAAGGCCGGCGTGCTGGACCAGTACGGCGTCACAGTGATCGGTGTTCAGGTTGACGCCATTGAGAGGGGCGAAGACCGGACGGCCTTCAAGAACACCATGAACAGGTTGGGCATCGACATGCCCAAGAGCGAGGCGGTCACCTCCGTCGAGGAGGCCGAACGCGTGGCCGCCGGCCTGGGCTATCCGGTCGTCATCCGCCCCGCCTACACGCTGGGCGGCACCGGCGGCGGGCTGGTGTACAACGTCGAGGAACTCCGCACCGTCGCCGGCCGCGGGATCGCCGCGAGCCTGATCGGCCAGATCCTCGTGGAAGAGTCGGTACTGGGATGGGAGGAGCTTGAACTCGAGGTCGTCCGCGACGCCAAAGGCCAGAAAATCACCGTGTGCTTCATCGAGAACGTCGACGCCATGGGCGTGCACACCGGCGATTCGTACTGCACGGCCCCGATGCTCACGATCGCACCGGAGCTGCAGGCCAGGCTCCAGAAGTATTCGTACGACATTGTCGATGCCATCGAGGTGATCGGAGGCACGAACGTCCAGTTCGCCCATGACCCGAAGACCGGCCGCGTGGTGGTCATCGAGATCAACCCGCGAACGTCGAGATCGTCGGCCCTGGCGTCCAAGGCCACCGGCTTTCCTATCGCCATGGTGTCGGCCATGCTCGCCGCGGGTCTGACGCTCGACGAGATTCCCTACTGGCGCGACGGCACGCTCGAAAAGTACACCCCCTCCGGCGACTATGTCGTGGTCAAATTCGCCCGCTGGGCTTTCGAGAAGTTCAAGAACGCCCAGGACAAGCTCGGCACGCAGATGCGGGCGGTCGGCGAGGTCATGAGCATCGGCAAGAACTACAAGGAGGCCTTTCAGAAGGCGATTCGTTCTCTCGAAAACGGTCGTCACGGCTTGGGCTTCGCCCGAGATTTCAACCGGCGGTCGCTGTCGCAGCTTATGGACATGCTGCGCGAACCTTCGAGCGAGCGGCAGTTCATCATGTACGAGGCGCTGCGAAAGGGCGCCTCGGTCGACGAACTCTATGGGTTGACCTTCATCAAGCCCTGGTTCATTCAGCAGATGAAGGAGCTGGTCGAGCTGGAAGAGGAAATCCTCAAGTACAAGGGCAGCCTTCTGCCCGACACGCTGCTGACCA includes the following:
- a CDS encoding ExsB family transcriptional regulator, which produces MAIDCRQFVEEQIRELRAKVGKETAITALSGGVDSSVVTVLGHKALGSRLKTVFVDNALMRENEPQRVVEIFGKMGIKVDLIDAREEFLSALAGLTDPEQKRNAITNTFYSRVFGRLVRESGARFLLHGTILTDIEETVAGIKRQHNILAQLGIKPEEAYGYTVLEPLSTLRKDGVREVARFLGLPNEISERMPFPGPALAARIVGEVTRERLDTVRAATAIVEEELINCGAFQYMAVLLNDKATGIRDNKREFGQIIVVRCMESVDAREATVTRPSWETLDRISQRITQIKGVNRCLYDLTPKPPATIEYV
- a CDS encoding cellulase family glycosylhydrolase, translated to MSYIRILLLGGLALWTGCSAPTTIGYPAVSPDGKGFVSGGTSFLVWGFNYDRSVISGRDVLLEDVLREQPAKLDRDFAMMRRMGGNTVRLFCQMGEYFERPDHINAAAFERLSMALDAADRADLKVLLVGLCHIRKSTIPVWLVEADDDTVERHEELFWRQTAKRFRDHPAILAYDLQNEPAVHGSDSRDLVVGCFSMRGGEQFCYVHMHGRQASRRWAEWVHGRFGTEAAVRAAWKDYPRPGENWFSPALPKTSREDPRLGDLLACHRDLLQAWAQRMRSAIRENDGNHLITVGALNPAVFADIVDFHCAHLYPKQDLTLEANEQAWRDHLSRLPPGKPIVVEEFYPLAYPHRADGQAATATELIAAVRRAAGPHGAGFVSFYWGPAEEVIESPMGQALYQNWLDAWSSAGRVASGTPSTTHSR
- a CDS encoding PAS domain S-box protein translates to MDDLRKTKKQLVDELHALRARVALLEREASAREVLPLERDEQPFEYLPRLSRDSAPADGSSVAPGESGCGDEGRACAPAEILCIAPSPAMESLAQVCQDLGHHCTRVTDWDSLRNLQGRFHLAVVAVKPGGHALFNGPTLHDLMVHPPGWPMVERGLLLGNMDGLRGHVHAYEQRASGYCQIGDPERPMSPDLLARIRCAIVDVLRLPAYEPVNFFDEVDDSVIHSVIESSQAPILVFDTAWRVWFANLSAHAVFRRSSQFLKGLHFDELLADPREGRVFRESVARGLGRGGGEIECRLRSRDGHEFDALIWYNPIYHEGLTQMVGCTFTDITRRKQAEAELKKAHQLLQERFRLQGDELLRASEQLEQRAQEQDLTRQALDRQRNLLQTLIDHLPDQIYVKDRESRFRLVNRTVLSRFGLSNLSELIGKTDADFFPPDAAQQYLQEERHILETGEPLVNVEQEARYPGKAPVWTLVTKVPLRDERTGEVVGFVGLNRDITHLKQMEQEMLAAERQHRAVLDAMTDAIHVIDRDYRIVLVNQAFRNWIERLGIRAEPVGRPLTEAVPLIPESSLDHYKQIFNSGESIEYELETRVQDTSVVLEIRKIPIMESDQVVRVATILRDITERRRVEESFQRSEARIRQMVESLPIALSSVEADTGRVLLLEGDTEGILGYDHAQIFSDPHLGAAIVHPEDRRATYASFEEGISSRKPFSMTYRIIHGKRRTPVYLQRYVVPVHDSNNRLVRHDSIIIDVTAEREAQQRLKLLSQVVEQTSEGVAVVDLDGKVLFLNRACAAMHGGGDADFLGKPLSVFHTSEQAPAVYQAIRQTVTKGEFEEETGHVRKDGSTFLASMRSTLLRNESGAPMGCIVLMRDITAWRAMQSASVRLAEAVKNAGEGIAIWDGSWHLTYANASMLAMLGCSSLEELEVLKAFRDSIRKGEGHGDNVLAGLHKTGVWRGRLRTERKDGSVVSLAATFSRLVLDDGGELVVGNFTDMSREEAQLEQIRRLGREAAALLDKERARLSRELHDELGQQLTAMNLALAWLESHLAAVEPPIRERLSEVRDLQTRMTETVRNLAKSLRPAVFDYQTLPEALQSLITEYGQSGGLTCRVKAEPPNLNVQNPLKTTIYRITQEALTNVLRHSNATRCEVKLRATPRGIELRVTDNGTGADPSKLEGTASLGIVGMRERATALGGELRVESLRRGGVRVLARFPWPRNHQP
- a CDS encoding PilZ domain-containing protein — translated: MSTGLVAEYMTREKWREALFTYKERDSSPSYAKGRRKHLRFRMAGWATVFIDSADKQAAQTLQGCQLLDVSEEGMALRVPRKIEPNTSVTVELHVSGRIFRLSGRAIYHTRLPGAVRVGIKLEFGSGDKQAHSTDR